Below is a genomic region from Tenuifilum sp. 4138str.
GTATTGCTTAAAGTTGAAAAAAAATTATTCAGAATAGTTCAGTAGGCACCCTATAAGTCCTCAAACGTTTTGGTTTTATCGACTTGTTCAGGTAATCCCTGCCTATCCAAATCGTACATTCTGAAATTTGGGAATGATAAAGCTTTGATGTTCGATTTGTCAACTGAATTTTTCAATTGGCGAGTCTGGGATTATTCCCAGCGATGTTTCCGTTCCGGGTTAGCCATTCTCACAATTTTGGGGTAGAACTTGGCAAGCACACTTACAAGGTCGGATTGGTAGGCCATTACTGTATCGATATCTTTGTATGCCATTGGCACCTCATCGAGCCCTGCACCTATAAGCTCTACGCCCCATTTCTCTAAGATGTAGTTTAGATCAGCCTGGGTAAACGTTTGTAACGCTTTGGATCGGGACATTTTACGGCCAGCTCCATGCGATGCCGATGAAAGCGAAGCCGGATTGCCCTTGCCCTTTATCACAAAGGCAGGATGAACCATTGAGCCTGGAATGATTCCGAGTGAATTAGGGTGGGCGGGTGTAGCGCCTTTCCGGTGAACAATGGCCTTACGTCCATCGGGAAGGCTCTCAATCCATGCAAAGTTATGGTGATTTTCAATCATCCTTAGGGGACTCTCATTCAGCTCACTTGCAACCTTGGCGTGGATTTCATGGTGGTTAGCCGATGCATATTCCCCGGCCAGGTTCATGGCGAGCCAGTATTCCTGTCCTTCCTGGCTATTCAAATCGAGCCAGGCCAAATGACGGGCTTTGCCTGGTAGTTTCACCTTTTCCATGGCAAGCTTTGAGTAGTAAAGGGCTATCTCACTGCCAAACCCCCGCGATCCTGAATGTGATAGCAATGTCAGGTAGCAACCGGGCTCAACTCCAAGCAAAGGGTCGAACTCGGTAATGCGCAACTCGCCCCATTCCACAAAGTGGTTACCGCCACCCGATGTTCCTAACTGGCTGTAAGCCAGATTGCGGAACTGCTTTATAACCTTTGTTGCCGACCACTCCTTTTTGTCAAAAAGCGAAGTGTCGATATGGTTTTTATTCTTACTTCCCACTCCAAAAATGGTAGTTCGGAGCAGGATTTGGCTTAACATCTCACTTTTGGTTCCAAAAATCTGTGGATTAATCGGATAAACGGACATGCACATCCGGCAGGCAATATCAACACCAACGGCGTATGGAATAACAACGTTTCCGGTTGTGGCTAAAACACCACCAATGGGCAAACCGTACCCCTCGTGGGCGTCGGCCATAAGTGAACCCGCAAGAGTAACGGGCAAACTCATGGCGTTTTCCATTTGTTCAATTGCTCCGGGCTCTATACCCTCGGCTCCATAAATTGTGTAGCTAAGTGGCTTACGTAATGTAACCTCACCTTGCAGCTCATTGCTTTTTGAATCAACACTGTTAATATTTTTAGTCTGTAGGTAAAGGGCAAGCGTTTTAAACCGATTGTCGGTATCAATTACTTCAGGTGTTTCAACAGCATTGCTTAGGTATTGTAGTAGTTCACCTTTTGTAACACGCTGGCTACGGAGTATGATATTGGCTTCACGGCAAATAGCAGCAACATCGAAGTTCCCTTTTGTTTTCAGAAAGTGAAGTTCCTTGGGTTTTAGCTTGTTCTTTCCCACGGGTTCGGTGTTTAGGGATTAGTGTTTAGCGCTTTGTTTTACGGGTGGTATAGCAATTACTATCAAGCATCAGCCGTCAGCTAACAACCATAATCCAGTAGGTCAACCTACCAAGCCATTTCAAACTCAAGGTTAAGGTTTTTCTCTTTCACCATTTTCCTCAGATTGATTAACGCGTAACGCATACGTCCTAAAGCTGTGTTGATACTAACATTGGTAATCTCAGCAATTTCTTTAAAGCTAAGGTCGCCGTAAAAGCGCAGCATGACCACCTCGCGCTGTTCTTCGGGCAAAAAGTCGATAAGCGCTCGTACTTCGTACAGCACGCGTTCATACACCAAGCGTTGCTCAACCGTAGCTTCAGCAAAACGCGGTGTGCTAAAAATATCCATCGGGAAATCGTTGTTGGATATTACGCGGTACTGCTTATTTTGCCGGAAATGGTCAATAACCATATTATGCGCTATACGCATTAGCCACGAGCCAAAACGGTTTGTTTCGGAGTACTTACCTTCCTTAACCGATTTAATGGCTTTTATAAAGGTCTCCTGAAGTATATCCTCAGCCAACTGGGGTTTTCGTACCATTAGCAACACATAGGTGTAAACCTTACGTTCATACCTTTTATATAATGCTTCAAGAGCTGAATTATTGCCCGCAATAAAATCCGACAAAAACTCACAGTCGGAACGACTTGTAGTATTCACGGCTACCTCCCTAAATTTGGTTAGCGCGTAGAGTTTCTATCGATAGGCAATTAGTTTTTTAGGGTTAAACTTCAATGCAATAATACAAATAATTGTAGTTTAGTGCAAATTTCTTTTAAACTTATACCAG
It encodes:
- a CDS encoding RtcB family protein, whose protein sequence is MGKNKLKPKELHFLKTKGNFDVAAICREANIILRSQRVTKGELLQYLSNAVETPEVIDTDNRFKTLALYLQTKNINSVDSKSNELQGEVTLRKPLSYTIYGAEGIEPGAIEQMENAMSLPVTLAGSLMADAHEGYGLPIGGVLATTGNVVIPYAVGVDIACRMCMSVYPINPQIFGTKSEMLSQILLRTTIFGVGSKNKNHIDTSLFDKKEWSATKVIKQFRNLAYSQLGTSGGGNHFVEWGELRITEFDPLLGVEPGCYLTLLSHSGSRGFGSEIALYYSKLAMEKVKLPGKARHLAWLDLNSQEGQEYWLAMNLAGEYASANHHEIHAKVASELNESPLRMIENHHNFAWIESLPDGRKAIVHRKGATPAHPNSLGIIPGSMVHPAFVIKGKGNPASLSSASHGAGRKMSRSKALQTFTQADLNYILEKWGVELIGAGLDEVPMAYKDIDTVMAYQSDLVSVLAKFYPKIVRMANPERKHRWE
- a CDS encoding RNA polymerase sigma factor; protein product: MNTTSRSDCEFLSDFIAGNNSALEALYKRYERKVYTYVLLMVRKPQLAEDILQETFIKAIKSVKEGKYSETNRFGSWLMRIAHNMVIDHFRQNKQYRVISNNDFPMDIFSTPRFAEATVEQRLVYERVLYEVRALIDFLPEEQREVVMLRFYGDLSFKEIAEITNVSINTALGRMRYALINLRKMVKEKNLNLEFEMAW